The DNA sequence TAGCCATAGTCTTCAAACAACTGCTCCGTACCTTTATCCGAGGCGGTGGATTCGGCGATGATTATCTCTTTTTTATACATCGGGGCAAGGAAATCGAGAAGCCCGCGTACAGCATCCGGATGGGTGGCGCACAGCGGAGTGCCATCCGCCACAAAATTGGTCTTTATGACAACCTGTTTGCCGGCAATTCCTTCACGTATCTCTTTCTCGAACGGCTTCAGAACCCGGCCGACCATATCCCGCCGTTCATTCCCGGTGACAAACGACACGCTCGCCTTACCGCCCATTCCGGGCAGTGCCGCTCCGGCGACTGGAAATCCTCCGGCGGCAAACGCTGTTCCTGCGGCAGCCACGGCGGAATGTTTCATGAACATGCGCCGCGATACACGATACGATTCACCGAACCCGCCCGATTTCTTTATATCCATTTCATCCTCCATTAACTGTTCTCCGGCCGTAATTCAGATTACAGAAAATACATGATGTAACTTTCTTCAAATAATAATGAATACTGCTTCACGTCAATTAAAATAATGTTCCGTTTCGATTGCAGAAGCACAAAAATGAAATTTTTTTACCGGAGATTACGTCATATATATCAGAAAATGAACAGTAAAAAAGAAGCATCGAATCAAACCAAATGAACAGACAGCTCGTCAAATAGAGCAGAACACACTATGAAAGACATCCGGGAACATTATCAATAGTCAGGAGGGTAAAATGAAAAGAGACTACATCATTCTCGCTTCCGTATTATGTTGGTACGTCGCAACCTATATATATATCGTCGCAAAGTCGGTTGCAATTATCGCGGCTATAGGCTGATCATCCGTATGATACATGAATACCAAAAAACTGGCGCCCGTAAAAACAGGCGCCTTTTTTGTGGTATGCTTCGTACTGCAATTTCAAAAGCATATGCCGGTTTTCTTTTTTTTGCAGTGATTCCCGTCACACTTATAGCATATTTCGTTCCGTAACTCACCGCCATCGAAAAAGGTCCGGATGTTGTCCATGGTGACTTCCGCGATACTGGTGAGGGCTTCACGGGTGAAGAATCCCTGGTGCGAGGTTATCAGAACATTGTTGAATGTCAGGAGCCGCGCAAGCACATCATCGTCCACCACGGAATTCGAGAAATCCTCGAAGAAATAGGCGCTTTCCTCCTCGTACACATCGAGTCCCGCCGACCCGATCTTCCCCGATTTGAGGCCTCTGATAAGCGCCTTCGTGTCGATGAGCTGGCCTCTCCCGGTATTGATGATCATCACGCCGTCCTTCAGCTTCGCGATGGTTTCACGGTTGATGAGGTGAAGTGTCTCGCTTGTCAGGGGGCAGTTCAGGGAAATGATATCCGACTCATGGTAGATGGTATCGATGCCGGTATATTCGACTCCGGACTCCTGCTCGAACGCCCTGTCGGGATAGAGGTCATAGGCAAGCACGCGCATCCCGAATCCCCTGAGAATGGTGATGAGTATTTTGCCGATTTTTCCGGTTCCGATGACTCCGGCGGTTTTCCCGTACATGTCGAATCCGAGCAGACCGGTGATATTGAAATTGTTATCTCGGGTCCTGAAGTATGCACGGTGGGTCTTGCGGTTGAGGGTGAGCATGAGCGCCACCGCGTGTTCGGCGACCGCATGGGGTGAATAGGCAGGCACCCTTACGACATGAATCCGCTGATAGGCCGCCTTGAAGTCGACATTATTGTATCCGGCGCAGCGGAGCGCGATAAGTTTTACTCCGTTTGCATGGAGCGTGTCGATGACTTCGGTATCGAGGACATCGTTCACGAAAACACAGACCACTTCGTAGCCGGCAGCAAGCTGGGCGGTCTCGGGATTCAGATGATACCTGAAGTATTTGATGGTGAAGCCGTACCGGCTGTTGACGGAGTCGAAGAATTCACGGTCGAACGGTTTTGTATCGAAAAACGCGATGCGAATGGACTCCATGACATATAATCCTTTGTAAAGATATTCTTTTCAAACCTCATTCCACTCTATATATTACCATTATATACTATCATTACTAAAATAATAATAAAACCATAAAAAACCATAACAAAACAGTACATGTCAAGAGGGGAACGATATGCGTAAATCACACATCACCCTGATACTCTGTATCATTTTCGCGGCTGTACTTTCTGTTTTGCCTGCGCTCTCCCAGCAGCCTAAACCGCGTCATGCCCCGAACGCCCTTCCCGGTGTGGAACCGCAGATGCTCACTCCCGAATACTGGATAGGGCTCCATGATGACGCCGACACCATAATCATGACCCCGGAGGTAATCGAACGGTTCAACGAGAAAAACAGGACGAAAAAGGAAGCGCGCATCAGTTACGAAGGCCCGTTATATAATCCGATCCTGCCGCTCGAACTCCCCGATACCGTTCCGGGCGACAGCCTCAGGGCGAGGCTCGCGAGCAACGCGGACAAGCTTTTTCACCCCGAAGACATGTACGGGTCCCGTGATTTCTACGACGGCCGCAACGCCATCTACGACGACAGCATGAAACAGGAGATCGTCGACCGCATGAACATGGCCGCCATTCCTGATGTCATCACCCGCCGTTTCGGCACAATAGTCAACCATGCCTCGGTGCGTCAGTATCCCACCGATGTTCCGGGATATCACGACACTGAGATCGAGCTCGACCGCTTCCAGATAACCGACCTCTGCATCGGGAATCCCGTGGCTGTCCTCCACGAATCGGTCGATGGGGATTTCCTCTTTGTGGAGAGCCCCATTGCGTGCGGCTGGATCGCCGCCGGGGATATTGCCCTCGCCGACCGCGCGGCGATACGGGCCCTCGTCGAAGCTCCGGACTTCCTCGTGGCGACCGCTCACAGGGTTCCGGTATACGGAGACCCGGATTATAAGAACTTCTCGCGGTATTTCTACATGTCGGCAACCATGCCCCTGATACGGCACACCGAAAGCGGGTACATCGTGTACATGCCCTACCGGAAACCGGACGGCTCACTTGGCTTCACAAACGGTTATGTCAGGCCGGATGCCGATGTCCATATCGGGTATCTCCCGTATACCAAGCGCTCCATAATCACCCAGATGTTCAAGCTCCTCAATACCCCGTACGGCTGGCACGGCCAGAACAACAAGCGTGACTGCGTCGGCACCCTCCGGGTCGTCTTCAGGTGTACCGGAATCGTGACAGGCAGGTCGATAAGCAGTGCATCGGATCACCGGATTCCTGTCGAATCCTCGCTCAGTGTCGAGGAGAAACTGAAGAAGGTCGGGGACATCGAAGGAATTATAACCATCGCGGGAAGCCCCGGTCATGTGGCGCTCTACCTCGGAAAAGCCCAAAACGGCATGCCCTATTACATGCACCAGGGCGGCTGGGGATACAACGACGAAAACGGAGAACACCTCATCGTGAACCGTGTCTCGATCAATGTGGCGACCCATAGCTGGTTCAACATCAGCCAGCCGGATGTTTACACGGTCATACGGCCATGAGGTACCGGTGAGTTTAAAGGATTCATGGTAAACGTTCCATGCTCCGTCAAGCGTGAAATAACCATGAATCCGGGAGCAGTGATACCGTTCAGGGGAAGGTAACATCGCTCAGATCACTCATCCTGTTCCTGTTCCATCCGATGATCATGGAGATACCGAAATGGGGCTGATCGAGCCCGTACTGGTTGTCTGTAAACCACAGGCCGATGTTGTATTTACCGGCGCGACCGCCCGAAAAGAGCATCCCCCACATGAATCCCTCCCGGAACAGCGGGGACATATACCTTCCCGTGCGGTAATAGTGAAAATACCCCGCCTGGGCCTGGACATGAAGTACATACGCTCTTTTGAGCGGCCGGGTTACAACGTGCATTTCCAGTCCCGTTCTCACATTGCACGGCCCGACGGATGTTCGCAGGGAATTCGATACATATCCGTTGAACCGCATGGCGTTGGTGCGCCATAAACTATGATGATACCGTGCGAGACCGATAATGCCCCTGCGGTCTTTTTCCGCGTACGGGAGAGAAAGATGTGTTGTGCCGCTTATACGGTGATAGCCGTTCTGAAGCGTTTCGCC is a window from the bacterium genome containing:
- a CDS encoding 2-hydroxyacid dehydrogenase codes for the protein MRIAFFDTKPFDREFFDSVNSRYGFTIKYFRYHLNPETAQLAAGYEVVCVFVNDVLDTEVIDTLHANGVKLIALRCAGYNNVDFKAAYQRIHVVRVPAYSPHAVAEHAVALMLTLNRKTHRAYFRTRDNNFNITGLLGFDMYGKTAGVIGTGKIGKILITILRGFGMRVLAYDLYPDRAFEQESGVEYTGIDTIYHESDIISLNCPLTSETLHLINRETIAKLKDGVMIINTGRGQLIDTKALIRGLKSGKIGSAGLDVYEEESAYFFEDFSNSVVDDDVLARLLTFNNVLITSHQGFFTREALTSIAEVTMDNIRTFFDGGELRNEICYKCDGNHCKKKKTGICF
- a CDS encoding SH3 domain-containing protein, which encodes MRKSHITLILCIIFAAVLSVLPALSQQPKPRHAPNALPGVEPQMLTPEYWIGLHDDADTIIMTPEVIERFNEKNRTKKEARISYEGPLYNPILPLELPDTVPGDSLRARLASNADKLFHPEDMYGSRDFYDGRNAIYDDSMKQEIVDRMNMAAIPDVITRRFGTIVNHASVRQYPTDVPGYHDTEIELDRFQITDLCIGNPVAVLHESVDGDFLFVESPIACGWIAAGDIALADRAAIRALVEAPDFLVATAHRVPVYGDPDYKNFSRYFYMSATMPLIRHTESGYIVYMPYRKPDGSLGFTNGYVRPDADVHIGYLPYTKRSIITQMFKLLNTPYGWHGQNNKRDCVGTLRVVFRCTGIVTGRSISSASDHRIPVESSLSVEEKLKKVGDIEGIITIAGSPGHVALYLGKAQNGMPYYMHQGGWGYNDENGEHLIVNRVSINVATHSWFNISQPDVYTVIRP